The nucleotide sequence CGTCGCCGGCAGCCCGAGCGACGCCGCGGGGACCGGCGCCAGCAGTTCCAGCTCGTCGCGCAGCCGCGCCGTCGCGCCCACGCGGTCGCGCCACCAGCCGTCCGGCCGCGAGCCCACCACGTTGGCGGCGTCGACCACCAGCACCAGGTCGGACGGCGCCGCCGCGCGGATCTGCGGCCACAGCGTGCCGAACGCCGGCAGCAGCGGCAGCGCCGCGACGTCGTCGAGCGGGATCCAGGTGATGTCCAGGCTCTCCGGGTCGGCCGGCCGCGCCTTCACCGGCCGCGTCGGGCGGGCGACGATCGTCGTGTAGGACCAGGGGCCGTGGTCCTCGACCCAGGCGTGGCTGGGCCGGACGGCGTCGGGCGGGACGTCGGCCTCCTCGGCGCTCTCGCGCAGCGCCGCCTCCAGTGCCGTCTCGGACGACGACCGCGCGCCGCCGGGCACGCCCCACGTGCCGCCGTGGTGGCTCCAGTGCGCCCGGTGCTGCAGCAGCACGCCGCGCTCGTCGTCGACGAGGAGCAGCCCGGCCGCGCCGTACCGGCCCCAGTGCCGCTGCCCGCAGGCGCAGTCCACCCATCCGTCGCCGTCGTGCCGGTGGTGAATGAGGGTCAAGACGCGCTCCGCGCGCGCACCCGGCCGGGGATGACGTACCAGAACGCGACGAACCACAGCAGCGCGACGCCGCTGACGGTGACGGCCAGCCAGCGCGACAGGACGACGTCGAGCGCGAGGAGCAGCCCGCCGCACACGGCGAGCATCAGCAGGAACAGACCACCGGCGGTCATTCTCGAGGCCATCGGGATCATTCTGTCGCGAACCTTCTGCCGGAACACCATCCGGTGGAACGACACGGGCGCGATCAGCAGCGCCATGGACATCGCCGAGACGA is from Jiangella alkaliphila and encodes:
- a CDS encoding NUDIX hydrolase; the encoded protein is MTLIHHRHDGDGWVDCACGQRHWGRYGAAGLLLVDDERGVLLQHRAHWSHHGGTWGVPGGARSSSETALEAALRESAEEADVPPDAVRPSHAWVEDHGPWSYTTIVARPTRPVKARPADPESLDITWIPLDDVAALPLLPAFGTLWPQIRAAAPSDLVLVVDAANVVGSRPDGWWRDRVGATARLRDELELLAPVPAASLGLPATQWWPRIVLVAEGKARGVGSLDDVTVVDAPGSGDDAVAAAVASAVAERPHDHVIAVTADRELRSRVDAAGGRNLGPSALFEITRRPAP
- a CDS encoding DUF6328 family protein; translation: MSEQGYKRDEDQADRYDRHWNELLQELRIAQTGVQILFAFLLTIAFTSPFRDSDDFTQDVFAVTIVVSAMSMALLIAPVSFHRMVFRQKVRDRMIPMASRMTAGGLFLLMLAVCGGLLLALDVVLSRWLAVTVSGVALLWFVAFWYVIPGRVRARSAS